In Malus sylvestris chromosome 15, drMalSylv7.2, whole genome shotgun sequence, a single genomic region encodes these proteins:
- the LOC126605073 gene encoding K(+) efflux antiporter 4-like codes for MRLRSPTVLALSVLFLCFFATVPTESSESTQSNSVAVAEGETNAESKNSSRGGEEDSFADMIDRALEREFPENEQNQAEDAGGFNNSVAEQQAVLETVARVKSKKNDSKEEKSFQFHDVFHNENGEEDMPTLIDRKDNIFIMSNRKSKYPVLQLDLRLISDLVVVIVSATCGGIAFACAGQPVITGYLLAGSVIGPGGLSFVSEMVQVETVAQFGVIFLLFALGLEFSAAKLRVVRIVAVLGGLLQIFLFMCLCGITASLCGGRTSEGVFVGAFLSMSSTAVVLKFLMERNSISALHGQVVVGTLILQDCAVGLLFALLPVLGGTSGILQGVISMTKSLVVLLMFLATLSILARTCVPWFLKLMISLSSQTNELYQLASVAFCLLVAWCSDKLGLSLELGSFAAGVMISTTDLGQHTLEQVEPIRNFFAALFLASIGMLIHVHFLWNHVDILLAAVILVIIVKTIVVGCVVKGFGYNNKTSLLVGMSLAQIGEFAFVLLSRASNLHLVEGKLYLLLLGTTALSLVTTPLLFKIIPAVVHLGVLLRWFSPDSLSEIGFKGDSFRSDSAKRFAMMLHGSHDL; via the exons ATGAGGCTCCGATCTCCTACAGTCCTCGCACTGTCTGTTCTTTTTCTCTGCTTTTTCGCTACTGTCCCCACCGAGTCCTCCGAGTCGACACAGTCGAACTCGGTGGCCGTGGCCGAGGGGGAGACCAATGCCGAGTCGAAGAACTCGTCGCGCGGTGGCGAGGAGGACAGCTTCGCCGACATGATTGATCGGGCTCTGGAGCGGGAGTTTCCAGAGAACGAGCAAAATCAAG CCGAGGATGCTGGCGGCTTCAATAATAGCGTTGCCGAACAGCAG GCAGTTCTGGAAACCGTTGCTAGAGTCAAGTCCAAGAAGAATGACAGCAAGGAGGAGAA GTCATTTCAGTTTCATGATGTTTTCCATAATGAGAATGGAGAAGAAGATATGCCAACATTAATAGATCGAAAG GACAATATCTTTATTATGTCCAATCGCAAGTCAAAATATCCTGTGCTGCAATTGGACTTGAG ATTGATTTCGGACCTGGTAGTTGTCATTGTTTCTGCAACTTGTGGTGGAATTGCATTTGCCTGTGCTGGACAACCA GTTATTACTGGATATTTGCTAGCAGGATCTGTTATTGGACCTGGAGGCTTGAGTTTTGTCAGTGAAATGGTGCAA GTTGAGACTGTGGCTCAGTTTGGGgtgatctttcttctttttgcgTTGGGTTTGGAGTTCTCAGCTGCTAAG CTTCGGGTTGTTCGAATTGTGGCTGTTCTGGGAGGTCTACTGCAAATATTCCTATTTATGTGCTTGTGTGGAATAACAGCCTCG TTATGCGGTGGGAGGACTTCAGAAGGGGTATTTGTTGGTGCATTTCTTTCTATGTCTTCGACAGCTGTG GTTTTGAAATTCTTGATGGAAAGAAATAGTATCAGTGCTCTTCATGGTCAAGTTGTAGTTGGCACTCTTATACTGCAG GACTGTGCTGTGGGTTTGCTATTTGCTCTGCTTCCAGTTCTGGGTGGGACTTCTGGTATTCTTCAAGGAGTAATATCCATGACTAAATC GCTGGTGGTTTTGCTTATGTTTTTGGCCACCTTGTCCATATTAGCACGTACTTGTGTACCATGGTTCCTTAAGCTTATGATAAGCCTATCTTCTCAG ACAAATGAACTGTATCAGTTGGCATCAGTGGCGTTCTGCTTACTAGTTGCCTGG TGTAGTGATAAGCTGGGTTTAAGCCTTGAACTGGGTTCCTTTGCGGCTGGAGTGATGATATCAACAACTGATCTTGGTCAGCATACGCTGGAGCAA GTTGAACCCATTCGCAATTTCTTTGCTGCTCTTTTTCTCGCCAGCATTGGGATGTTAATACATGTTCATTTCCTTTGGAATCATGTTGATATTTTATTAGCAGCCGTTATATTGGTAATTATTGTAAAAACTATAGTGGTTGGTTGCGTGGTCAAGGGATTTGGATACAATAACAAGACTTCCCTTCTT GTCGGGATGTCTCTTGCGCAAATTGGAGAATTTGCTTTCGTTCTTCTAAGCCGTGCTTCTAATCTTCATCTAGTTGAG GGTAAATTATATCTATTGCTTCTAGGCACAACAGCTCTCAGTCTG GTCACCACGCCATTGCTTTTCAAGATAATTCCTGCTGTTGTCCATCTTGGGGTGTTGCTGCGGTGGTTCTCCCCCGATAGCCTGAGTGAG ATTGGATTTAAAGGAGATAGCTTTCGCTCAGACAGTGCTAAGCGTTTTGCTATGATGCTCCACGGATCTCATGATTTATGA